The Pieris rapae chromosome 8, ilPieRapa1.1, whole genome shotgun sequence genomic interval ACATACTTGAAAATCACAGATTAGATTGGTattcacaatattatttaattttgaaaatataaattaatttctaaattaaaggTTTGATTCGATCTTCCATTCGTAtgatacttatatatataagtaataaaaaaatgtaatatttggatacattaaattttcagCGTGATACACACTCTTAAACACAAACCTTtgtttatcaattaaaatacattttgtttatgaaTAAGGGTAGAAGCTTTCCTAATTGGTACTAAAGACACTAGGAACTCCATTATCTTAAAAAGATGTCAAATTTTAGCCTTCAAGAATGGTTTGTCAATCTTAAGACTAAGTTTAATTTAGATGTTTTTTaagcatattaaattttttacattctttGCTATATGTTGTATATGGCGGACCGCAgactgtaataaaattaatcaaagtacAGCCCAAAACATTTCCTCTGTGCTCATCTGTGCACAGCGTGGATAAACATACACAGACCATGATTAATAGCTCGGCTTTTAATCGTATTGCCAAATGTAATCACTCTCCTTTGTCCTTGGTGAAAACAATCATGTTTGTGTAATGCGCTGGCGGCCATTAATCTTCTGAACTTGCAAGTTTGTAGTtaacgtaattaaaataaatttcgcgTAAAACATTATACTCCGTATATTCAGGTGATtcgtataaatatgtaaaagaaaCTAAAACTCTAATTGCGCTTATGTAACCTGCTTTGGCAACTTTGTTGAATGTAAGCAATACATTTCTGATAAACTCCTTTGAAACTCGATTTAATGTTACTATAACAAATTTTTTCGAAGCAATAATAAAGATGTATGTCTTATACGCTTCCTGAGTCAACGGGGTGCTTTAATTAATAGAGAActtcattttaaatctatatcaCTAAAATGATAATTGCTATGTaaatgaatgcaatgtaaCAGTCAAAAAGAGTGCCTACTAGGTACGTCTAGCTATACTCTCGAGTCGTAACTTCGATTTAGGAACGACTTTAAACTAAGAAAGACTaatgtacagccttggctcgtacacATCTTgtcttttttatcaattatgaaaaagctatttaaaatcatattttttgttaattaccaGAATGTGTAAAAAATCTTCATATTAATTCCTGAACTTcttgagaaaatattttcggCTTAGCTATTTGATTGTCGCTACTGAATAGTATTAATTAAGATACAGTTcacaaatgaaaattttgcttcattatctattaattattcgaaattttagtatgaaattaataaacaccTTCAAAGAAACCCTTTTcggtaaaagaaaatgtaaatagtatttccaataattaattttcgtcGCCGTGCTAAGATTGAATCCTGCCAACTGTTTGATAAAGAAGCAATCTTGGAGCCAATTGCCAGTATAATTACCATCTTTTGAGCAGCTGCGTTCCTTCATACAGACTTTAACGAATTTCCCGAAATTACTTAGAATTCAATAATTGGTTTTAGGATTACAACGAGCGTTATTgtcacaattttaaaaatgtcgaggtgcgtaaattatattaattataatacactaaagttttttcttaattacttTGATGCAGTGGGCAAACGCTGAGAGGCAAGAGGCTGACGTAATATTAAGTGCCATGAGGCGCGCggccttttcttgaagaaagTCGATTACTTTAGTGGACAATTGTTCCACATTGTGGTAGTGCGCGGCCAAAACTACCTTTAAAACTCAGTTGTAGAACGACGCCTTCACGTCCAATGTTAAAACTtggctgcaggtattaatacGAATAAGTtatctgaacactctccatggtaaatgtggtagaagatgcagGCATCTCTACGCAACACCAGAGCAAGCTTCTCTGAAAGTGACTGATAGTCAACAATTCGAATCGTTCATCGTTGTATAggatatgttattttaataactcatgtttatgataattttaactttttaaattgattacagTTTAATAaggtgttttatgtgttttttgtGTGCTTATCTTttcttatatatgttttaatggtaatattttaatttctttttttgtaaaaataatgttaaccATTCTTGTCATACATTGtaaaagattttgtaaaataatcagtagacttagggcctgtttcacaatgtttggataaagtaccaaatagctatgcaacacataaattatttggaagataaaagttccgaataagacttcgcgtttcatgacgaatagcgctatctcgtcgtgaaacgcaaaaatactgtttatcctaattagtaataaatagcttatataataataatatactatgcTGTCGTAAactcaattaatatatataacaaaaccaagtagatatttgtaattaaacgtttaaaatcgtacaaacaaattgtaaatacaaaataaactcACACAGTAACTAGTTTTCCTTTTAATGTCGTAGATTGAATCGTCCAATTAATGTTGACCTATTAAAACCTTCGTACCGTATACATTTAGAAGAATGCGCCAGGAAACGGTGGATCAATCATTTGTGGTTGTTTATTTTCACCCCTGTGGGTGGTCGCTTAATTAAGAGTGCGAATGATAGGCTCTTTTAGGGgactttttaaatagaaaagctGTTTTGACAGTGGGTGATATGTTGATGAATCGACACTTTCGTGTTTTGACAGAAAATACGATCAAACCATTGAGACTTGAAagagataatttaaatttaacgagttaaatatttgaattgttGAAGTATGAACTTATTTTGTTGAAGAACTTGAAAAGCTCCGAgcgtatttaaaaacaagcaAGGACTAGTAGGTATATCGCTGGCGATTCATGAATAAAACTCTATTGTCGATCTGTACGTTGTTGTCAAAAACTGTAAATCCAATAGCCCATTTCCAATAGCAAAACCCACAGCTATCTTGACATTTCTATAGTTCTCAATATCGATGGCCCTgacaataatcaaataaaggAAGCCTTATATTAAACCGTTATTGGTTTTATCttctaaaattgttatatataaatatctctttgaaaattaaataaaaacaaaaatggcTCGATTAAGTTATTCGAAATCTGACGTTTGACACATCACTGCATCTTTTCAGGCGTCATCAGCGCATTACCAAAGTCAGCTGTCAGTACTGTCCACTGAAAACGAACGTCTCCGTGGTCAGCTGTCAGCATTGTCCGTCAGCCTGGGTGTCGGCGAACACGAGAAGAAGTTGGACGATGTCGCGCAACAAGTTGTACGGGCTCTTCTCTCTCAAAAGGTATGGGGCAAAGACTTATTAACCATATTCATATCGAACTCAAGACTTTAGGCTTTAACATCGTATTTAAAAGAAGTCATAAAGATATCATAAAAGATAAGATGAAACCTTTTTGACCAAAATTGATTGTCAAGTgtgataaagaaataaaataaaaattctgtcGTTTGAAAAGTTTTTACACATTCTTACTTCCCACAAAAAGGTTTACGAAAGACAATTATAAAGTAGGTAGGCTGCTAAGTACAGATAATTCCGTCTTAATTTATATCCGAAGAGTCGCTTAAAATCGCCGCAGAATTAATTCCCCGCGCAAAAAACCTGCCAGAACGTAGTCACTTAATCCGACCAAGCATTTCCGCCTCTGAAAATTGTTTTCTCATAATTATAGGCAACCTCTCGGGCTCACGGATTACCAACAGCTACATTCGCACATAAATTGTTCGAAATGGGACACTTTGGCCTTACCGAGCACcgtaataattttactgaaGCTCCAGCCACTATAATCTTGGCATAATCTGGCCGATAATGTGAATGTTTCAATCTGTAAATGGCTGCCATGTTATTTAGTTTTCGCGCGAACTTTTCGGATAAACATGGCGGCATCTGAGTCGAACTGTCAACTATCATAAAGTTATAACAGTATGAACAACAAATATAGaactattatttagtatttgttATTCGTGctgttgttacaaataaatgccATATTAGTTTATtcgttatttaattactataggAGTATATAAAATCCTCTTGACTTGCAGgtcattttgtaaatttcCTAACGATCagccaattcgacttagttatttttttgagAAGCATTGTGAGGGATATCAAAACCGGGGTAAGAGAAAACATTTTAGAATTCATTACTCGTGTGGTGGTGGAAAGGAAAATTTGTGGAGAAAATCTGCATGTCTCAGAAAAGCAGAAATCGACAACATAGTACAAAAGTGTACCTAATACACATAACTGTGAAGTTATGTATAAAGGGCTGTAGCGCCATGgaaagtacatatatttaaaattaattttacgctCACTTTAATTAACTTCAAATGTTATCGCGTATCCATAGCAGACGTCTTATCAGCTGTAAAGTGAGAATTTACTCAGCCAAATTGCTTTCCATAATTCAATACTGATCCGAGGCTTTCGTAGCCTCTAATTACTTGATATAACTTGCGAGGCTCACGTGAATATTATCCAACTTAATCAAGATCCCTTTGAGATCACATTTATCAAATGTCAAGATTATGACGTCATATCTATCACGGtagttttcataaattatttccgtcgattaaaaaaatgttttttccgCAACCTCACTCCTCTGAAAGATATTGAGCCTGGATATATCCGGAGCGTTAAATCACCTGCACTTTCACACCATCACATCACATCACATCAGACAGTCAAAGATATCACGTGGATACTTAATAATTTCGATTTAATAAtttcgaaatttaattaaaaaaagatttttttcctttCGTAATGTTTTGAACATATGTACTCtttcatcagcaaaacagcgaattaggttcgagaaaggcactcaacaatgctttttctaGAAACGTTCAGCCCACTCCCGAattaccgaatatatccatcatataacattttgagTAAATTAAAGTGagcgtaaaattaattttaaatacttaccaTGGCGCTActttataaatagcttatgTGTATGAGGTACATTTTTGTACTATGTTGTTGATTTCTGCGTTTTTCTAGACACGCAGATTTTCTTCAGAAATTTTCCTCTACACACGAGTAAGAAACGTAGACTATAAGCTCTTATATATTTGTGAAACAAAGGCGGAGTACatgtatatactatttttaaattgtcatattatttctttcatcAGTCggatgataattatttttcaaatttgtatAGTCTCATTTTGCTGATATTCTAACTACAGAGTAATAGTTTTCTTGAGCACTTGCAAATTGacgtttttgtatgaaaacaaCGGGTGTTCGGCTAGTAGTGTTCAAAACAGCGAGACCGTCTAAACTAAAAGAGTTTGCATTAATTAACATCCAACAAGCTTACTAGGATCCTGATGAAAATGCTaattaaaacagatttaatGAATTGGAAGGCGCGCAGCTATTGAGAAAATAACGATACCACGACTTTATAATACCCAGAACTTACAtgtcgtaatcctacagctatcataaattatatatgtattacaaaaaaaagacgccaaaaaaattgtgtaatttattgtccttaaaatatatatttaataaatagttttaagtttacttTGTTCTTTTGCAAGAAATAAAGAGGCTTTTTAGCCagagatttcgtaatatgtatgatgttgtagacttaataaataaataaataaaataaatgttattacgtATCCATAGGAGACATCTTATCTGTAAAGTGAAACTTTACTCAGCCATATTGCTtaccataattaaaaaatagaatagaaaTACAGCATTTGGTttggtaaataaatgttgcatcatgataaatttaaatctggTAACACTAAGAACAATGGCGTCTATCTCCATCTCCCCTTTAATTACCTCCCGTCAATTACGTTCCTCGAATTTAATTTGCCTAAtgaagtataattaaaatataggcGTTTATTTCGAAGACTGACAGGAGAAAGCTTCCTAATAATGAGTATGGGGAGTGAATTTTCCAGGAAAGCCTATTTACGATATacgtaataattaacaatttataaacaagttAATCAAAACTTTGATtgatttagggcctgtttcacaatgtccggataagttccaaataagctatttgttacttattggtaggataaatagtatttttgcgtttcacgactgtcagatagcgctatacgtcatgaaattcgaagtatcttatttggaacttttatctttcgaataatttatgtgttgcatagctatttggcactttatccatacattgtgaaacaggcccttagaaattcaatttattatgacACAAGTAACATAATCCATGAGGTTTCtagtaaaataatcaaattaattaaataagtttaaaaattatggcTACAGGAATTTAATTATGACTTTCAGAGCGTTCGAGAGGAGTTGGGATGCGCACGAGCAAGGATTCGTGAGCTTGAAACGCAAAACCGCGCACTGAGTACACTCCTAGTGCGGCAGCTAAGACCGCAGCCCCGACCTTCGCCCGCTACACCGCTGACACCACACTCCAATAGAGATTTACAAGGTATGTTTGAATACTTGCTTCCATCAGGTCTTTAATTGGCTCTCAACAGTTATACGAAACTTTTACTTAAGAAATTacctaaattttaataaaaatttccaGTTCATTTATTGGACGTGGGTTCCTGCGGATCTCTAGTCTCATTCCGGGACTCTCCGCCTCCGGCGCCGCCCGTCCAACACCCTCATCCCCTCAGCTCGGATGACAAGAGACGTCACCAAATATTAGCTGACATATGGACTGAATTAAAGGTATTGTATTATGAGTTGCCTTAGGTCATAAGGTTTCACGTACCGTACCGCATTGACGCGTTCAGCCAATTAACCAGGTCTATATTGAATTATGTGATATAGTAATTGTCAACTGTGATGTTTTCAGGGTTTGGAGGTAACACCGGCCAACCTGGCGAGAGCGCTATCAGCTGTAGACCCCACTTTGTGGGCAACTCCTACAAGACCTGCAACTCTTAGTCTTAACGTGCCACAACCTCAAGCCGACTCTAATAAAGGTCGGTGTTATGTGAAACCTAATGTCaacataaagtttaaatttgccatatataactattaatttctttaaattgtatGAATACTACCATCTTATAAAATGATTGGGTTACTATTTCAGGCACAAGTGGCGACAAGGAAGAAGAAACCAGCGAACAATGCGAAGCTGGAGCTGAATCTCCCGAGAGCGGCGCGAAAGACGAAGGTTACTCCACGATGTCTAGTGACGTGCAGGCAGATGCTTCGCGGCAGAGCGACCACGCAGCTGAGCGAATTCTGCCAGACCTCAACGAGGCCTCCGATGAGACTGACAATCAAACCATCGTCTCTATCAATCCAAGAGAATCTCGACGACATGCGCGACTCCTCGCCGAAGctgattacatatattttcccATAGGAGTTGCCTTCGCCGGCATCAGAGGCAGCTATCCCCCTTCTCGACCCGTCCTTCCCTTCCAACACGTAGTCCGAAGCTTCTCTGATTCTCATTTATGTTTGAAATTGTTAACTGCCCCGACTTGCTCACCTAGCCTGGATTCACCCACGCCCAGTTCAGGAGTGTTAGTCTTAGATCTTAAACCGGCCCCGGAAAGGCCCCTCCGAAGGCCGGCGATCGCATCCACCACCAGTTCTGAAAGGGTGTCATGGGGAAGCACAGTCGACGAACGACCTGATGGATCGCAATTCGAATCCGATTACGTTCAACATTGGCTAGAGTTGGACGACGCTAGATCTGCTCTTCAACAGAGGCATAGAGACTTAGCCGACCTAGAATACGATAGAGCCGAACTAGAGGACTGGAGCTTATCGTTATCTTGCGAGGATCTCAGAGACAGACAGTCACCTTTCGCGGAGATAACGACGCCAGGTCAGATATCCTTGTCCACTCTTCCTAGTATACGGGAAGATGACGCTTTAGAACTGGAAGAAGATGTAGCTGATTGTTTATGGAACGACTGCGGTTTCGCAACAATCGAAATCGATGAATGCAGGATGGCAGATGAAAATGAAACTTCAGAGAAACGATGGGAATATTCTGGGACACATTCCCCTGGTGGATCTTGGTCTAGCGCCTCAGATGCGCCAGAGAAACGATCTAGCACAGCTTTAAGTGAAGATGGTGACTGTGCAAATGTCGGATTGGACTTCACCAGAGATTTTTATCGTCTAGTTAAATATGAAAGCACCAAGAGTTTAGCTTCTAACTCTTCTAGGAGCGTCCCAAATCAAGACCAAACCACTCATTTGCGATTTCACGACGTACAATCGATGGCCTTACAAGACCGAGAACAGGCGCTTCAGAATGTTTTAAACTTCATCGCGGAGCAACAGAAATACTGCCATGATAGAGAAGAATCGGACTCAGTTTCATCTCGGCCTATATCTGAGATACGCGAACTGCCCCCACCCTATGCGTCGGCCGACTTTGATGAAGAATCTGTGGATCCTCGAAGCGAAGTTTCAGATGACAGACAACGACCAGATTCCTTCGGAAGCTTCTCCGAAAATGATTCCTGTGATATCCGTGATTTACATAACGACAGACCAAAACTTCCATACTGTGATGTAGTATCCGAGCCGAAATCGACGCTTCGATTTATAGAGAAAGAGGAGCCTTACGCTGAGTCGGAAGGCTTCTATGTAGATATGACCAAAGCAGACAACGCAGAGAACGAAATAGATCAaaaccatttaataaaaattcagagAAAGaacgaaattaataaactaatagaCGTTGGTCAAACTGATCAGGATCACGCGTCTTCTGTAAAGGACGAGAAAGACGAAACTAGCCGCAACACGGAACACAATTCAGCATTGAAAGAGAACACTgtcaatattatgttaaataaacaagtaAACGAAAGAGAGATAGAGACTTGTCTTACGAAGTCAACGAGCTTTACAATTTCGGGGGAGACTGAAATATCTTTAGTGGACGAAGTGCTGAGTGCCTGCAGACGCAGTACAGCGGCTCTTGTGACCGTCCCAGAAGAAGAGGAGAACTCGTCGCCCGAGTCGGGTTCTCCGCAAATGACTGAATCTAACACAACCAGCACCTCGACGGCTGAAACTGTGATAATAAGCAATAAGAGCGATGGAAGAGAAGTACGACGAAGAGAGAAGAGTCGAATTCCAATGTTGATGGGTGGGAAGAGGCCTCCGTCCTCTCCTAACAAAATGAGATCAAAAATACCCCTGCCCGGAAAGAGTAAGGTTACTGAAACGGCAAAAAATCCTGAATCGATAATTGTCAAACAGGAGCATAAGCTAAGTTTTCACGAAGCGGCTACGTCTAAAGAAGTCATCGAAGAATTAAATAGGTAAGTATTGCCCagacaattttattactagtattagaaatataaatgattgtaCTATCACGTGATATTTCAGAATGATTCGTCAAAGCGAGGGTGTTACGACGGAAGCGAAGAATGAGGAGAGAACAGAGAAGACTTGTTCGCAGAAAGACAATGCATTGTGGGCTCCTACGGGATGGGTGCACGTTGAAAAAGACATTGATTTTAGCGACCCtaaggtaatattattaataccttCCGACAGAATTTCAATAgttatcttaattatttttcacgcTCCATATAGGAATATAAAGGGTTTCTGTCCTAGCACTTTGATCGCTTTAGtgcatttatttacaaatagtaatttaggtttgtatataaattccaGGCTCGTGCAAATCTGTTGGATGTCATGCTGGCGTCGAGTGACTCTTCTCCTTCCTCATGCGGATCCTCTCCAGCTGAACCTCCACCCCCGTACTCGCGGTTGCATCGGCTTCATCGCTCCAGGCGACAGAAAACTGGTAAATATCTATTAGTTAACCTGAGCGCAAAAAAGTGACGAAATTTAAGGTTAGCTTGCGTAAAGTTTATCAttgtctatataaaataaaaacttcgtGAAGGTTCTGTAGGTACAACATCTATATTTGCGCCCAGATTAATAAATCGATTAAATTTAGTGAGTGTCAATTGTTATTTCGACTTTGACGATTTAATTTCATCTTGTCTATTGTTTCATAACTGTATTGGTGTATTGGTGTTTGTGTATGttagaagaatattttttggcTCATTGATTgctagaatttttttatattgtaaaatcatTAAGTATGCAGATTAATTACTCCTAGAGCTTTTCCGTTGTCAATGTGTACAGACTTTTATAGAACAactttttattagtaatttctatgggatttatttacctttaaacatttacatgTTTTAAGTGTTATATTAAAGTTGAAACGACGCcagaaaatatgaaaaaatactatttatgataatacaaaagtttattataatagatcTTTTCTATTGTTTATGCTTTAAGTGTTTCACTGTAAACTGTCTTAGTTGCTATATATGCTTTTGTGATAAATGTTTCATgagaatttgatatttttactaataacatgtgtattgtataatacataaaataagacATACAGAatcttgtattaaattttataaaaagtatcaaGTTTAACTCTTCTCACGAAAGATGATATCTTTACTTATCTGTCAAATGTGAAGATTAAAAACACTATAGTCCTATAGGCCTTTCTTATGGtaatacatagtttttaatataatcatgTCATCTTTCGTGTGAAACTTCTAGTATCTGTGTCACGGGTATTCATGTCAAGTCACAAGCCACGTCACTCGATTCCGCTCATCGCACCATCTCACTCATTCTAGTCTTCTTTAACGCATCGCTCcgaaaatcataataaaaaaattcgatAGTCCTTGATTTTGGTACAGTTTcgttataattgtaattccCGGTATGCGGGTGGCTTTTGAGTTATAAGTAGGAGCGATGCGTGCGCGCGAGTGCGGGCGACGGAGCTTGTACTCACGCGCGTTGTCTCGT includes:
- the LOC110996645 gene encoding uncharacterized protein LOC110996645 isoform X1 encodes the protein MFGVFIRRWKPKRSSNNERSESPEPDDNVSPEPPDRLPGKVRQVHPEQKTQILAYDSTYRKRNKPKSLPLEDNQMYNHLANSNVAMSPVYPLTPNICVEGGKIEFIKSPPSGRSSLALGSPPQTPLATRRGSKDKRDFRAGSDEPEKFDGDKELLEKRIKQLEFQLEEEKRKTQRERMAVTKLQNKIIKREGAARNDAERERRARGDWEARARVAEADVARLAGKLQAAQREIVRMEETVRSLLQYKSRVETLKQEKASLSSALEASSAHYQSQLSVLSTENERLRGQLSALSVSLGVGEHEKKLDDVAQQVVRALLSQKSVREELGCARARIRELETQNRALSTLLVRQLRPQPRPSPATPLTPHSNRDLQVHLLDVGSCGSLVSFRDSPPPAPPVQHPHPLSSDDKRRHQILADIWTELKGLEVTPANLARALSAVDPTLWATPTRPATLSLNVPQPQADSNKGTSGDKEEETSEQCEAGAESPESGAKDEGYSTMSSDVQADASRQSDHAAERILPDLNEASDETDNQTIVSINPRESRRHARLLAEADYIYFPIGVAFAGIRGSYPPSRPVLPFQHVVRSFSDSHLCLKLLTAPTCSPSLDSPTPSSGVLVLDLKPAPERPLRRPAIASTTSSERVSWGSTVDERPDGSQFESDYVQHWLELDDARSALQQRHRDLADLEYDRAELEDWSLSLSCEDLRDRQSPFAEITTPGQISLSTLPSIREDDALELEEDVADCLWNDCGFATIEIDECRMADENETSEKRWEYSGTHSPGGSWSSASDAPEKRSSTALSEDGDCANVGLDFTRDFYRLVKYESTKSLASNSSRSVPNQDQTTHLRFHDVQSMALQDREQALQNVLNFIAEQQKYCHDREESDSVSSRPISEIRELPPPYASADFDEESVDPRSEVSDDRQRPDSFGSFSENDSCDIRDLHNDRPKLPYCDVVSEPKSTLRFIEKEEPYAESEGFYVDMTKADNAENEIDQNHLIKIQRKNEINKLIDVGQTDQDHASSVKDEKDETSRNTEHNSALKENTVNIMLNKQVNEREIETCLTKSTSFTISGETEISLVDEVLSACRRSTAALVTVPEEEENSSPESGSPQMTESNTTSTSTAETVIISNKSDGREVRRREKSRIPMLMGGKRPPSSPNKMRSKIPLPGKSKVTETAKNPESIIVKQEHKLSFHEAATSKEVIEELNRMIRQSEGVTTEAKNEERTEKTCSQKDNALWAPTGWVHVEKDIDFSDPKARANLLDVMLASSDSSPSSCGSSPAEPPPPYSRLHRLHRSRRQKTAAAQRSRGVGVVRQLRLRRPTILGRGDFYVRFAEPERAAVASFDFLDDLSGGSSPDAKDCHD
- the LOC110996645 gene encoding uncharacterized protein LOC110996645 isoform X5, encoding MEETVRSLLQYKSRVETLKQEKASLSSALEASSAHYQSQLSVLSTENERLRGQLSALSVSLGVGEHEKKLDDVAQQVVRALLSQKSVREELGCARARIRELETQNRALSTLLVRQLRPQPRPSPATPLTPHSNRDLQVHLLDVGSCGSLVSFRDSPPPAPPVQHPHPLSSDDKRRHQILADIWTELKGLEVTPANLARALSAVDPTLWATPTRPATLSLNVPQPQADSNKGTSGDKEEETSEQCEAGAESPESGAKDEGYSTMSSDVQADASRQSDHAAERILPDLNEASDETDNQTIVSINPRESRRHARLLAEADYIYFPIGVAFAGIRGSYPPSRPVLPFQHVVRSFSDSHLCLKLLTAPTCSPSLDSPTPSSGVLVLDLKPAPERPLRRPAIASTTSSERVSWGSTVDERPDGSQFESDYVQHWLELDDARSALQQRHRDLADLEYDRAELEDWSLSLSCEDLRDRQSPFAEITTPGQISLSTLPSIREDDALELEEDVADCLWNDCGFATIEIDECRMADENETSEKRWEYSGTHSPGGSWSSASDAPEKRSSTALSEDGDCANVGLDFTRDFYRLVKYESTKSLASNSSRSVPNQDQTTHLRFHDVQSMALQDREQALQNVLNFIAEQQKYCHDREESDSVSSRPISEIRELPPPYASADFDEESVDPRSEVSDDRQRPDSFGSFSENDSCDIRDLHNDRPKLPYCDVVSEPKSTLRFIEKEEPYAESEGFYVDMTKADNAENEIDQNHLIKIQRKNEINKLIDVGQTDQDHASSVKDEKDETSRNTEHNSALKENTVNIMLNKQVNEREIETCLTKSTSFTISGETEISLVDEVLSACRRSTAALVTVPEEEENSSPESGSPQMTESNTTSTSTAETVIISNKSDGREVRRREKSRIPMLMGGKRPPSSPNKMRSKIPLPGKSKVTETAKNPESIIVKQEHKLSFHEAATSKEVIEELNRMIRQSEGVTTEAKNEERTEKTCSQKDNALWAPTGWVHVEKDIDFSDPKARANLLDVMLASSDSSPSSCGSSPAEPPPPYSRLHRLHRSRRQKTAAAQRSRGVGVVRQLRLRRPTILGRGDFYVRFAEPERAAVASFDFLDDLSGGSSPDAKDCHD